The genomic DNA GCAGGGACATGCCAGTCTGGCGCATCAACCGGATGTAACCGTTCAGCGAGGTGTAGGCCAACCGTGCTTTGCGGGCCGTGGTGGCTCGGCCAGCTTCTCGGCACGTTTCAGACATGGGTAGTGGGCTGCCCAACTTGGCGCCACGTGCCTTAGCTGCGGCTAGAGCGTCGCGGGTCCGGGTGCCGATCAGCCGAGCCTCATGCTCGGCCAGCGCCGCCATGATGTGCACCGTCAGTTCCGTTGCATCCGGCATGTCGCATGCCACGAAGGGTGTACGCGCTTCCATCAAGGAGCTGATGAAGGCGACATTGCGGGCCAGCCGGTCCAGCTTGGCGATCACCAGGGTAGCCCCCGCCTGACGTGCTGTCTCCAGTGCCGCTCTCAGCTGGGGGCGGTCTCGCTTTGCAGTCTCGGTTTCGATCTCGATCACTTCCTGAATGACGTCGAGATTGCGGGAACGGGCGAAGACG from Deinococcus humi includes the following:
- a CDS encoding recombinase family protein: MPPAVAYYRVSTKQGQSGLGLEAQRHAVTVFARSRNLDVIQEVIEIETETAKRDRPQLRAALETARQAGATLVIAKLDRLARNVAFISSLMEARTPFVACDMPDATELTVHIMAALAEHEARLIGTRTRDALAAAKARGAKLGSPLPMSETCREAGRATTARKARLAYTSLNGYIRLMRQTGMSLREIAAQLNAEGHRSRNGQSWNHAQVARVLKYFAA